In Mangifera indica cultivar Alphonso chromosome 1, CATAS_Mindica_2.1, whole genome shotgun sequence, a single genomic region encodes these proteins:
- the LOC123195017 gene encoding EPIDERMAL PATTERNING FACTOR-like protein 2 has translation MGFGLSFMYCQKPPSLSCFFFVLLIIASTQMGFKAEGRVYLKSFHFSQKVEEDNAFMVVEIGSRPPKCDLKCNSCGHCEAIQVPSNPAQNGRANSSTVAYNVANARGDDTTNYKPMSWKCKCGKYIFDP, from the exons ATGGGATTTGGTCTCAGTTTCATGTATTGCCAGAAGCCTCCCTCtctctcttgtttctttttcgTTCTTTTAATCATAGCCTCAACACAGATGGGATTCAAGGCTGAAG GAAGAGTATATCTCAAATCTTTTCACTTCTCTCAG AAAGTGGAGGAGGATAACGCTTTTATGGTGGTAGAAATAGGGTCAAGGCCACCGAAATGTGACTTAAAGTGCAACTCATGTGGGCACTGTGAGGCCATCCAGGTGCCTTCAAATCCTGCACAAAATGGAAGGGCAAACTCTTCAACAGTCGCCTACAACGTCGCCAATGCAAGAGGAGATGACACCACTAACTACAAGCCCATGAGTTGGAAGTGCAAGTGTGGCAAATACATCTTCGATCCATGA